From a single Pseudocalidococcus azoricus BACA0444 genomic region:
- a CDS encoding tetratricopeptide repeat protein, translating into MESQAQETAPEIINNPLSSLPENSPARDIDCLTQAPAAVDGGFNYLEMGSALIAVATSIAGAAFQNLLLTSIATLPLSASLVMNLAERKKLAQKLQAEIAQHHMTQSTLIQTQTNHANQLGNLMAGLAQVSDQVQGVQGQVSDLGRGTRDLHDYTRILGTEQKQIEEVVDCLRQIENYTQAIQSDPSHAKAYYNRGLTHQRLGDAEAAVLDYTEAIQVNDTYAKAYHNRGVARAAIGDRKGAVTDLRTAAKHFFEQGDITSYQRARDLAKRVHEVGDPAKDSKEVPLELLFS; encoded by the coding sequence ATGGAGAGTCAAGCCCAGGAGACAGCACCAGAAATCATCAATAACCCCCTCTCGTCCTTGCCGGAAAACAGCCCCGCTCGGGATATTGATTGCCTAACCCAGGCCCCGGCAGCCGTTGATGGTGGCTTCAATTATCTAGAAATGGGTTCGGCCTTAATTGCTGTTGCTACCTCCATCGCTGGGGCGGCCTTCCAAAACCTCTTGCTCACCTCCATTGCGACATTACCCCTTTCGGCTTCCCTGGTGATGAATTTGGCGGAGCGCAAAAAACTAGCCCAAAAACTCCAGGCCGAAATAGCCCAACACCACATGACCCAGTCCACCCTGATCCAAACCCAGACTAACCATGCAAATCAACTGGGTAATTTAATGGCTGGCCTGGCTCAAGTCAGTGATCAAGTCCAAGGTGTCCAAGGACAAGTCAGTGATTTGGGCCGGGGAACCCGAGACCTTCATGACTACACCCGGATTTTAGGCACTGAGCAAAAGCAAATTGAGGAAGTGGTGGACTGCCTACGGCAAATTGAAAACTATACCCAAGCGATTCAGTCAGATCCCTCCCACGCCAAGGCCTACTACAATCGCGGCTTAACCCATCAACGCTTAGGGGATGCAGAAGCGGCGGTTCTCGACTATACAGAAGCCATCCAAGTTAATGATACCTATGCCAAGGCCTATCACAATCGGGGGGTCGCGCGGGCGGCCATTGGTGATCGCAAAGGGGCAGTGACAGACCTACGGACAGCCGCAAAACATTTCTTTGAACAGGGAGACATTACCAGTTATCAACGGGCCCGAGATCTAGCCAAGCGGGTGCATGAAGTGGGTGATCCGGCTAAAGACAGCAAAGAAGTCCCCTTAGAATTGTTGTTTTCCTAG
- a CDS encoding 2Fe-2S iron-sulfur cluster-binding protein: MAKVVKLEPIARETSINTNDNILSALLDSELHVLKECGGRGMCATCHVFIKDGMDSLSPLTRREQRTLEVITTCKPNSRLACQARVVGPGVVVELPSGMYVNAVADIEALIGRRAEQDILHPLDGRILVEAGKLITRTMISQLQNAQVQAGAYLAKTTDA, encoded by the coding sequence GTGGCCAAAGTTGTCAAACTCGAACCGATTGCCCGAGAAACAAGCATTAACACCAATGACAATATTCTCTCGGCTCTTTTAGACAGTGAGTTGCATGTGCTCAAGGAATGTGGGGGGCGGGGGATGTGTGCAACCTGTCACGTTTTCATCAAAGACGGGATGGACAGCCTTTCCCCGTTAACTCGGCGAGAGCAGCGAACCTTAGAGGTCATTACCACCTGCAAGCCTAATTCCCGCTTGGCCTGCCAGGCCCGAGTTGTTGGTCCAGGGGTGGTGGTCGAGTTACCCTCTGGGATGTATGTCAATGCCGTGGCTGATATTGAGGCCTTGATTGGCCGGCGGGCTGAGCAGGATATTTTGCACCCCTTGGATGGACGAATCTTGGTGGAAGCCGGGAAACTAATCACCCGTACCATGATCAGCCAACTCCAAAATGCCCAAGTCCAGGCCGGGGCGTACCTCGCCAAAACTACCGATGCCTAA
- the purE gene encoding 5-(carboxyamino)imidazole ribonucleotide mutase — MTPTQTISAPVAIVMGSDSDLPTMAKAVTVCEEFGVAYHLEIISAHRTPERMVEFASQAHQSNLKVIIAGAGGAAHLPGMIAALTPLPVIGVPVPSRHLQGLDSLYSIVQMPAGIPVATVAIGNAQNAALLAIQILASHNRELLTQVIIYRQSLAQQVQTKQARLDELGYEAYLEGMPQ; from the coding sequence ATGACCCCTACTCAAACCATTTCTGCCCCCGTCGCCATTGTCATGGGGAGTGACTCTGATTTACCGACAATGGCCAAAGCGGTGACAGTCTGTGAGGAGTTTGGGGTCGCCTATCATCTGGAAATTATCTCGGCCCATCGGACTCCTGAACGGATGGTGGAGTTTGCCAGCCAGGCCCATCAAAGCAACTTGAAAGTGATTATTGCTGGAGCTGGAGGAGCCGCCCATTTACCAGGGATGATTGCCGCCTTAACCCCCTTACCCGTCATTGGTGTCCCCGTCCCCAGTCGTCATCTTCAGGGCCTAGATTCTCTTTACTCTATTGTGCAAATGCCTGCCGGAATCCCTGTTGCCACCGTGGCCATAGGTAATGCCCAGAATGCTGCGCTGCTAGCCATTCAAATCTTAGCCAGCCATAATCGGGAACTCTTAACCCAAGTCATTATCTATCGCCAATCTTTAGCCCAGCAAGTCCAGACCAAGCAGGCCCGTTTGGATGAATTGGGGTACGAAGCCTATCTTGAGGGAATGCCCCAGTAA